DNA from Paraburkholderia sp. ZP32-5:
GATCGGCTTTCACGAAACGCTCGCGCCGATGTCGACGCTGCAGACCCAGACGATCTCGCTCGATCCGTCGAACCTGCCCGAGTACGCAATGCGCACCACGCTGCGCATGCTCGCGGCGATGGTCGCCTCGCTGGTCTTTACGCTGGTGTACGGCACGCTCGCGGCCAAGAGTCGCCGCGCCGGCCTCGTGCTGGTGCCGATTCTCGACATCCTGCAGTCGGTGCCGGTGCTCGGCTACATTTCGTTTACGGTCACGTTCTTTCTGACGATGTTCCCGGGCCGCGTGCTCGGCGCCGAGCTCGCCGCGATCTTCGCGATCTTCACGAGCCAGGCGTGGAACATGACGTTCAGCTTCTATCAGTCGCTGCGCACGGTGCCGCGCGATCTCGACGAAGTGTCGCGAGGCTTCCATCTGACCTCGTGGCAGCGCTTCTGGAAACTCGAAGTGCCGTTCTCGATGCCGGGTCTGATCTGGAACATGATGATGTCGATGTCGGGCGGCTGGTTTTTCGTGGTCGCCTCCGAAGCGATCACGGTCGGCAACCGCACGATCACGCTGCCGGGCATCGGCGCGTATCTCGCGCAGGCGATCGCCGTGAAGAACATGCACGCGATCGGCTGGGTGATCCTCGCGATGACGGTCGTGATTCTCGCGTACGACCAGTTCCTGTTCCGCCCGCTCGTCGCGTGGGCCGACAAGTTCCGCATGGAGTTCACGAGCTCCGGCGATGCGCCCAATTCGTGGCTGCTCGACCTGATCCGCCGTACCCGGCTGATTCACCGTCTGCTGGTGCCGCTCGGCTGGATGTTCGCGCGCGCCGCGCGGGTGCGCATGCAGCTGCCGGCGTTCCAGACGCCGCGCTTCCATATTCCGCAGCGCGAGAAAAGCTCGAAGGTCGGCGACATCGTGTGGGCGGCGCTC
Protein-coding regions in this window:
- a CDS encoding ABC transporter permease, producing MDFSFNLKRTANASAWRVLPNRWDFVAFPLIICIIAMAAIGFHETLAPMSTLQTQTISLDPSNLPEYAMRTTLRMLAAMVASLVFTLVYGTLAAKSRRAGLVLVPILDILQSVPVLGYISFTVTFFLTMFPGRVLGAELAAIFAIFTSQAWNMTFSFYQSLRTVPRDLDEVSRGFHLTSWQRFWKLEVPFSMPGLIWNMMMSMSGGWFFVVASEAITVGNRTITLPGIGAYLAQAIAVKNMHAIGWVILAMTVVILAYDQFLFRPLVAWADKFRMEFTSSGDAPNSWLLDLIRRTRLIHRLLVPLGWMFARAARVRMQLPAFQTPRFHIPQREKSSKVGDIVWAALVLIATVFVVYRVFLYVRTGVTLEEVGHVFVLGLITLLRVVVLIAIASLIWVPIGVLIGLRPALAEKVQPLAQFLAAFPANLLFPVFVIAIVRFHLNPDIWLSPLIVLGTQWYILFNVIAGASSYPNDYREAAKNFHIRGWQWWRQAMLPGIFPYYVTGAITASGGAWNASIVAEFVQWGDTKVAAHGLGAYIAQTTAAGDYPKIIVGIAVMSLFVTLFNRLLWRPMYAYAEGKLRLD